The DNA region GCCTACGGGTTGCGGCGGAGCTGCAACTGCCAGGCGCCTAGCTTCACGAGCGCCTCGAGCGGGGTGAGGCCGTTCAGGTCGAGCCCGCGCAGCTCGTCTAGCATCGGGTGCTCTGCCGTCTCGAACAGCGTGAGCTGCAGCGACCCGCCCCGGGTCGGGGGCGCCACCGCCGCGGCCGCGCCGTTGTCGCTCGCCTCGAGCTGCGCGAGGATGTCGGCCGCGCGGCGGTTGACGCTCCGCGGCACGCCGGCCAGCTCCGCGACGTGGATGCCGTAGCTCTTGTCCGCGGCGCCCTCGACGATCTGGTGCAGGAACACGACCTTCCCTTGGTGTTCCTCAACGGCGACGTTGCGGTTGGCCACCCCGGCCAGCTCGCCCGCGAGCCGCGTCAGCTCGTGGTAGTGCGTGGCGAACAACGCCCGGCAGCCGACCGCGTCGTGCAGGTGCTCGGTGATCGCCCAGGCGAGCGAGAGCCCGTCGTAGGTGCTGGTGCCGCGGCCGATCTCGTCTAGCACCACCAGGCTGCGGGGCGTGGCGGTGTTGAGGATGCGGGCCGTCTCGGTCATCTCCACCATGAACGTGCTCTGCCCGCGGGCCAGCTCGTCGCTGGCGCCGATACGCGCAAACAGCCGGTCGGCGACGCCGATCACCGCCCGCCGCGCCGGCACGAAGCTGCCGAGCTGGGCCATCAGCACCAGCAGCGCGCTCTGGCGGATGTAGGTGCTCTTGCCGGCCATGTTGGGGCCGGTGATTAAGAGCAGCGAGGGGCGAGGGGCGAGCGGTGAGGACGGGACGCGCGAAGCGGATGATGTCGTCGATGGAGGGGCGCCCGGCCCCTCGCCGGTCTCGCCCCTCGCCCCTAATCCCTCACCCCTGACTTCGTCCCCGCCGCTCGCCGCTCGTCCCTCGCCCCTTTCGCGCCCGGCGCAGCGCGTGTCGTTCGGCACAAACGTTCCCTCCGGCTCCGTCACATCCAGCACCGGGTGGCGGCCCGCCTCGATGTCGAGCACGGGGTCCTCGACCACGGTGGGGCGTACGTAGCCGCGTGTCGCGGCCAGCTCCGCCAGGCCCGCCAGCACGTCCAGCTCGGCCAACGCCGCGGCGGTGGCCAGCAGCCGGCCGGTGGCGGCGGCGCAGCGGTCGCGGAGGTCGCAGAAGACGTCGTACTCCAGGTCGAACGCCCTTCCCTCGGCCGAGAGCACCTTCTCTTCGTACTCCTTCAGCTCCGGCGTGATGTAGCGTTCGGCGTTCTTGAGCGTCTGTTTCCGCTGGTACTCGGCCGGCACGCGGTCGCGGTGGGCGTGCGTGATCTCTAGGTAGTAACCGAACACCTTGTTGAAGCCGACCTTGATCTGCGGGATGCCCGACCGCTCGGCCTCGGCCGCCTGGTAGCGCGCCATCCACGCCTTGCCGCCGGCCATCAGCTCGCGGCACTCGTCGAGCGCGGCGGAGTAGCCGGCCCGCACGAAGCCCCCCTCGCGGGCGGTTAGGGGGCAGGAGTCGTCGAGCGCAGCCTCGAGCGCGCCGCGCAGCTCGGGGCAGAGGTCGACGGCCCCCTCGAGCCGCGTCAGGCGCTCGCTTGCGCGCCCGGCGAGCTTCGCCTTGAGCGCCGGCAGGCC from Pirellulimonas nuda includes:
- the mutS gene encoding DNA mismatch repair protein MutS, with protein sequence MSVSPMMQQYHQAKQAAGDALLLFRMGDFYELFYDDATRAGELLGITVTSRDKGEKAVPMAGFPYHQLDQYLAKIVRGGQRAAICDQVEDARHAKGLVRREVTRLVTPGTLTDDALLDPHASNYLAALAPADDPQGPVGLAWVDISTGAFYATAVAPGRLTDELTRIDPSELLSPEGAALPPLAELPRPPARTTRPPWAFGAAAALASLEKHFGVKSLEGFGFDANRPADQRALAAAGAVLEYLGETQRASLSHVERLRPIFAGGALEIDAAAWRSLEIARTTRDGRREGSLLWVLDRTATPSGARLLAEWLRRPLARVDEIDDRLDAVEELVSTAPLRKHVRDALRSVYDLERLAARVTTGRASPRDLSAIARTLAGLPALKAKLAGRASERLTRLEGAVDLCPELRGALEAALDDSCPLTAREGGFVRAGYSAALDECRELMAGGKAWMARYQAAEAERSGIPQIKVGFNKVFGYYLEITHAHRDRVPAEYQRKQTLKNAERYITPELKEYEEKVLSAEGRAFDLEYDVFCDLRDRCAAATGRLLATAAALAELDVLAGLAELAATRGYVRPTVVEDPVLDIEAGRHPVLDVTEPEGTFVPNDTRCAGRERGEGRAASGGDEVRGEGLGARGETGEGPGAPPSTTSSASRVPSSPLAPRPSLLLITGPNMAGKSTYIRQSALLVLMAQLGSFVPARRAVIGVADRLFARIGASDELARGQSTFMVEMTETARILNTATPRSLVVLDEIGRGTSTYDGLSLAWAITEHLHDAVGCRALFATHYHELTRLAGELAGVANRNVAVEEHQGKVVFLHQIVEGAADKSYGIHVAELAGVPRSVNRRAADILAQLEASDNGAAAAVAPPTRGGSLQLTLFETAEHPMLDELRGLDLNGLTPLEALVKLGAWQLQLRRNP